In one Nocardia tengchongensis genomic region, the following are encoded:
- a CDS encoding HNH endonuclease signature motif containing protein — protein MNWGGEILELDTPVAVAAERVFDAVDILLKNSLDPISDDGVVELMRDWEVARRKMAAFEHKLVREAENRNLPDKAGVKTTAKFLAQTLRLGHGEACARARAAEVLGLRQEAGQALEPVLPWTATYQAMGLVSVDSARRIAKIMDRVPGKVDPELRELAEFQLASFAAQSSPDDLPKVGDRLLGYLDPDGRLTDEGDRQRRRGITLSKQGVDGMSTMVAELTPAARALFDPIFASLAQPGMCNPDDAESPWTTDGLDDEALAGLERAARRDTRTAAQRNHDAMVAFLRPEMGPANLGQHRGLPVSTIITMSLAEVEAAAGVATTASGGTVPSEQALQLAQKSKPFLAIFDHAGRPLHLGRTKRLANSAQRMALIATERGCTRPGCGAPATLTQVHHVTEWAKGGATDIENLTLACDACHAMIHDGPGGWKTVAMPADSEHAGRTGWIAPRHIDPTGMPKVNDRHHAGELMAASLARLRDRTRPPVKWWSRP, from the coding sequence ATGAATTGGGGCGGTGAGATTCTCGAGCTCGATACCCCGGTGGCCGTTGCCGCCGAGCGGGTGTTCGATGCCGTGGATATCCTGCTCAAAAACAGCCTCGATCCGATTTCCGATGACGGTGTCGTGGAATTGATGCGGGATTGGGAAGTCGCGCGGCGGAAGATGGCGGCGTTCGAGCACAAGCTCGTTCGGGAAGCCGAGAACCGGAACCTGCCAGACAAGGCGGGGGTGAAGACGACCGCGAAGTTCCTCGCGCAGACCTTGCGGCTCGGGCATGGCGAAGCTTGTGCGCGGGCGCGGGCCGCGGAGGTGTTGGGGTTGCGGCAGGAAGCCGGGCAGGCGTTGGAGCCGGTGCTGCCGTGGACGGCCACCTATCAGGCGATGGGGTTGGTGTCGGTGGATTCGGCGCGGCGGATCGCGAAGATCATGGACCGGGTACCGGGCAAGGTCGACCCGGAGTTGCGGGAGCTCGCCGAATTCCAGCTGGCCAGCTTCGCAGCCCAATCCAGCCCGGACGATCTCCCGAAGGTCGGGGACCGGTTGCTGGGGTACCTCGACCCCGACGGGCGGTTGACCGACGAGGGCGACCGGCAGCGGCGGCGTGGCATCACGCTGAGCAAGCAGGGCGTGGACGGCATGTCCACCATGGTCGCGGAGTTGACCCCGGCCGCGCGGGCGTTGTTCGATCCGATCTTCGCCAGCCTGGCCCAGCCCGGCATGTGCAACCCCGACGACGCTGAAAGCCCCTGGACCACAGACGGACTCGACGACGAAGCGCTCGCCGGTTTGGAGCGTGCCGCCCGTCGCGACACCCGCACCGCAGCCCAGCGCAACCACGACGCCATGGTCGCGTTCCTGCGCCCGGAAATGGGTCCGGCGAACCTGGGTCAGCACCGTGGGCTGCCGGTGTCGACGATCATCACCATGTCGCTGGCCGAGGTGGAAGCCGCTGCCGGGGTGGCCACCACCGCTTCGGGTGGGACGGTGCCGTCGGAGCAGGCGTTGCAGCTGGCGCAGAAGTCCAAGCCGTTCCTCGCGATCTTCGACCACGCCGGACGCCCCCTGCACCTCGGCCGCACCAAGCGCCTCGCCAACTCTGCCCAGCGGATGGCGTTGATCGCCACCGAGCGCGGCTGCACCCGACCGGGTTGCGGCGCCCCCGCCACTTTGACCCAGGTGCATCATGTGACCGAGTGGGCCAAGGGCGGGGCCACCGACATCGAGAACCTCACCCTGGCCTGCGACGCCTGCCACGCCATGATCCACGACGGTCCGGGCGGTTGGAAAACCGTTGCCATGCCAGCGGATTCGGAACACGCAGGCCGGACCGGGTGGATAGCTCCGCGCCACATCGATCCGACCGGTATGCCCAAGGTCAATGATCGGCATCATGCGGGTGAGTTGATGGCCGCGTCGCTGGCGCGACTGCGCGATCGCACGCGCCCACCGGTCAAATGGTGGTCACGCCCCTGA
- the hflX gene encoding GTPase HflX, translated as MSKPETYEFTPAEEIADDAETGQNGWSAAPTQGELQLEERSALRRTAGLSTELTDVTEVEYRQLRLERVVLVGVWTEGTAAQADASMAELAALAETAGSEVLDALIQRRDRPDKSTYIGSGKADELRGMVLEHGADTVVCDGELSPAQLTALEKIVKVKVIDRTALILDIFAQHATSREGKAQVSLAQMEYMLPRLRGWGESMSRQAGGRAGSNGGVGLRGPGETKIETDRRRIRERMAKLRREIREMKTARDTKRAKRASSGIPQVAIVGYTNAGKSSLMNALTDAGILVQDALFATLDPTTRRAALEDGREVVFTDTVGFVRHLPTQLVEAFRSTLEEVTGADLLLHVVDGSDPLPDQQIKAVREVIADVLKDTKTPPPPEFLVVNKIDALDPLEVTQLRGWMPDAAFVSARTGEGLDQLRDRLGQILGGLDVEVSVLLPYTRGDLLARIHADGKILSTEHEETGTRVRARVPNSLAGQLADYAHAGGQDEAVESDFGAA; from the coding sequence ATGAGTAAGCCAGAAACGTATGAGTTCACTCCCGCCGAGGAGATTGCCGACGACGCCGAGACCGGCCAGAACGGCTGGTCGGCTGCGCCGACACAGGGTGAGTTGCAGCTCGAGGAGCGCAGCGCCCTGCGGCGTACTGCGGGCCTGTCGACCGAGCTCACCGACGTCACCGAGGTCGAGTACCGGCAGCTGCGCCTGGAGCGCGTGGTGCTGGTCGGTGTGTGGACCGAGGGTACGGCCGCGCAGGCCGACGCCAGCATGGCCGAATTGGCCGCGCTCGCGGAGACGGCGGGTTCGGAGGTGCTCGACGCGCTCATCCAGCGCCGCGACCGCCCTGACAAGTCCACTTACATCGGTTCCGGCAAGGCCGACGAGCTGCGCGGCATGGTGCTCGAGCATGGCGCCGACACCGTGGTCTGTGATGGTGAACTGTCGCCGGCGCAGCTGACCGCGCTGGAGAAGATCGTCAAGGTGAAGGTCATCGACCGCACCGCGCTGATTCTCGACATTTTCGCCCAGCATGCCACGTCGCGGGAGGGCAAGGCGCAGGTCTCGCTGGCCCAGATGGAGTACATGCTCCCGCGGCTGCGCGGCTGGGGTGAGTCGATGTCCCGGCAGGCCGGTGGTCGTGCGGGCAGCAATGGCGGTGTGGGTCTGCGTGGCCCCGGTGAGACCAAGATCGAAACCGACCGCCGCCGCATTCGTGAGCGAATGGCGAAGCTGCGTCGCGAGATTCGTGAGATGAAGACGGCTCGTGACACCAAGCGCGCCAAGCGTGCGTCGAGCGGTATCCCGCAGGTCGCGATCGTCGGGTACACCAACGCCGGTAAGTCGTCGTTGATGAACGCTTTGACCGACGCCGGAATCCTGGTGCAGGACGCGCTGTTCGCGACCTTGGATCCGACTACGCGGCGGGCTGCGTTGGAGGATGGGCGTGAGGTCGTCTTCACCGACACCGTCGGATTCGTCCGCCACCTGCCTACGCAGTTGGTCGAGGCGTTCCGTTCCACTCTTGAAGAGGTGACGGGAGCGGATCTGCTGCTGCATGTTGTCGACGGTTCCGATCCGTTGCCGGATCAGCAGATCAAGGCGGTCCGTGAGGTTATCGCGGATGTTCTGAAGGACACCAAGACGCCGCCTCCGCCGGAGTTCCTGGTGGTCAACAAGATTGACGCGCTGGATCCGCTGGAGGTTACGCAGCTGCGTGGCTGGATGCCGGACGCTGCCTTTGTCTCGGCTCGGACTGGTGAGGGGCTCGACCAGCTTCGTGACCGGCTCGGCCAGATTCTGGGCGGACTGGATGTCGAGGTCAGTGTTCTGCTGCCGTACACGCGGGGCGATTTGCTGGCTCGTATTCATGCGGACGGCAAGATCCTCAGTACCGAGCATGAGGAAACCGGAACTCGGGTTCGTGCTCGTGTCCCGAACAGCCTTGCGGGCCAGTTGGCTGACTACGCTCACGCGGGCGGGCAGGACGAGGCCGTTGAGTCGGACTTCGGTGCTGCGTAG
- a CDS encoding MerR family transcriptional regulator, translating to MRIGELAKRTGVSERSLRYYEEQGLLVAARTPGGQRDYPELAVDRVIHIQELFAAGLNSKKIFEILPCMRDTDGGANERATPELVDELRSERDRIDRTIADLLRSREVLDDVITRAGERFAVK from the coding sequence ATGCGAATCGGTGAGCTGGCAAAACGTACCGGTGTGAGCGAGCGTTCGCTGCGTTACTACGAGGAGCAGGGTTTGCTGGTCGCCGCCCGCACCCCGGGCGGTCAGCGCGATTACCCGGAGCTCGCCGTGGATCGTGTGATCCATATTCAAGAACTGTTCGCCGCCGGCCTCAACAGCAAGAAGATCTTCGAGATCCTCCCGTGCATGCGTGACACCGATGGCGGCGCGAACGAGCGCGCCACACCCGAGCTGGTGGACGAGTTGCGCTCCGAACGCGACCGCATCGATCGCACCATCGCCGACCTCCTGCGCTCCCGCGAAGTCCTCGACGATGTCATCACCCGAGCGGGCGAACGCTTCGCCGTGAAATAA
- a CDS encoding alkene reductase — MTNNDLFTTGRLGSLKLPNQLVMAPMTRNRAAADGTPTELMATYYTQRASAGLIIAEAATPNQVGLTYPNIPAIYTDSHIQGWRRVTDSVRAAGGRVVLQLQHGGRVGHPDNSGLTPVAPSPIALPDTVHTPTGHQEAVTPRELTVDEIQDTVTDFATAARNAVAAGFDGVEIHSANGYLLHQFLSDNTNQRGDGYGGSIANRIRFTLEVVDAVIAAIGAERVGVRIAPGVNVNGIAESDTDELYPALVAALAQRQPAYLHVVFADPDSVLFQQIRTLWPTTLIANPNLGWGVPLPADGGAAAAQGLLAAGADLVSLGRSFLANPDLVQRLRIGAPLNTVRDAHLMYVGGEEGYTDYPMLADSTAYAA, encoded by the coding sequence ATGACGAACAACGACCTCTTCACCACCGGCCGCCTCGGCTCGCTGAAACTCCCGAACCAGCTGGTCATGGCGCCGATGACCCGCAACCGCGCCGCCGCGGACGGCACCCCGACCGAGCTGATGGCCACCTACTACACCCAGCGGGCGAGCGCGGGACTGATCATCGCCGAGGCCGCCACCCCGAACCAGGTGGGACTGACCTACCCGAATATCCCCGCCATCTACACCGACTCGCACATCCAGGGCTGGCGGCGGGTCACCGACTCGGTGCGGGCCGCGGGCGGGCGCGTGGTCCTGCAACTCCAGCACGGCGGACGGGTCGGGCACCCGGACAACAGTGGCCTGACTCCCGTCGCGCCGTCGCCGATCGCGCTGCCTGACACCGTTCACACACCCACCGGGCACCAGGAAGCCGTCACTCCGCGCGAGCTCACCGTCGACGAAATCCAGGACACCGTCACCGATTTCGCCACCGCCGCCCGCAATGCCGTGGCGGCAGGATTCGACGGCGTCGAAATCCACAGCGCCAACGGGTATCTGCTGCACCAGTTCCTGTCCGACAACACCAACCAGCGCGGCGACGGCTACGGCGGATCGATCGCGAATCGGATCCGGTTCACCCTCGAGGTCGTGGACGCGGTGATCGCGGCCATCGGCGCCGAGCGGGTCGGGGTACGAATCGCGCCCGGCGTCAACGTCAACGGCATCGCCGAAAGCGACACCGACGAGCTGTACCCGGCGCTGGTCGCGGCCCTCGCGCAACGGCAGCCCGCATACCTGCACGTGGTGTTCGCCGACCCGGACAGCGTCCTCTTCCAGCAGATCCGCACCCTGTGGCCGACCACACTCATCGCGAACCCGAACCTCGGCTGGGGCGTCCCACTCCCCGCCGACGGCGGCGCCGCCGCGGCCCAGGGACTGCTCGCGGCAGGCGCGGACCTGGTGTCGCTGGGCCGGTCGTTCCTGGCCAACCCGGATCTGGTGCAGCGCCTGCGGATCGGCGCGCCCCTCAACACCGTCCGCGACGCACACCTGATGTACGTCGGCGGCGAGGAGGGCTACACCGACTACCCCATGCTCGCAGACAGCACTGCCTACGCGGCGTGA
- the dapF gene encoding diaminopimelate epimerase: MTSENSAADIEFSKGHGTQNDFVVLPDPDAWLELTESRIAALCDRQRGLGADGVLRVARAGALIETGVLAGLPEGVSGEDWFMDYRNADGSIAEMCGNGVRVFAHYLVATGLESRNEFVVGSRAGARPVVVHHADPVHGEVTVAMGRVKNLGASTATLSGREFTGLGIDVGNPHLACVDPELTPALLAGLDLETAPGFDHTLFPHGVNVEILTPLTVGSDGEKGVNMRVYERGVGETRSCGTGTVAAAAAALARDGFDLASDMGHVKVHIPGGVVTVGIENGAAWLRGPSELVATGRIAAKWWQDA, translated from the coding sequence ATGACGAGCGAGAACAGCGCCGCTGATATCGAATTCAGCAAGGGCCACGGCACCCAGAACGACTTCGTGGTGCTGCCGGACCCGGACGCCTGGCTGGAGCTCACCGAATCCCGGATCGCCGCCCTGTGTGACCGGCAGCGCGGGCTCGGCGCGGACGGGGTGCTGCGCGTCGCGCGCGCGGGCGCGCTGATCGAGACCGGCGTGCTGGCCGGTCTGCCGGAGGGTGTCAGCGGCGAGGACTGGTTCATGGACTACCGCAACGCGGACGGGTCCATCGCCGAGATGTGCGGCAACGGGGTGCGGGTGTTCGCGCACTACCTGGTCGCGACCGGACTGGAGTCGCGCAACGAATTCGTGGTCGGCTCCCGCGCGGGCGCGCGTCCCGTGGTGGTGCATCACGCCGACCCCGTGCACGGCGAAGTGACCGTGGCCATGGGCCGTGTGAAGAATCTGGGCGCTTCGACGGCGACGCTGAGCGGACGTGAATTCACCGGCCTCGGCATCGACGTCGGCAACCCGCACCTGGCCTGCGTCGACCCGGAGCTGACTCCGGCCCTGCTGGCCGGCCTCGACCTCGAGACCGCCCCCGGCTTCGACCACACCCTGTTCCCGCACGGTGTGAACGTCGAGATCCTCACCCCGCTGACCGTCGGCTCCGACGGTGAGAAGGGTGTGAACATGCGCGTGTACGAGCGCGGAGTCGGCGAAACCCGATCCTGTGGAACGGGAACCGTCGCCGCGGCCGCCGCCGCCCTGGCGCGTGACGGCTTCGACCTGGCCTCGGATATGGGACATGTGAAGGTTCACATTCCGGGCGGTGTGGTGACGGTCGGCATCGAGAACGGTGCCGCGTGGCTGCGCGGCCCGTCGGAACTGGTCGCGACGGGCCGCATCGCGGCCAAGTGGTGGCAGGACGCCTGA
- a CDS encoding RNA methyltransferase has product MTRRANTRTAAVGVWQAYLTTRAARTRDSRFLVQGARPISRALECRWPLETLVYRLGDPEPSPWARQLLDSSGVPSVGLVPEVMAELAEPSEPVPELVAVAVTRRPELEDFAPGTAADPATVVVIDRPSSAIRLGALIRSAAAFGAGGVIVTGSGVDHFDPQSVRASDGALFAVPVLRTSGPAQVAAFRDRQRARGIATRIVGSDDRGGLALDDAKLDGGTVLVLGDESESLAPAWRQVCDELVCIPTDGTLGAPSAAAVALYEISRQRRALP; this is encoded by the coding sequence GTGACGCGTCGCGCGAACACACGCACCGCCGCGGTCGGGGTGTGGCAGGCATATCTGACCACCCGCGCCGCACGCACCCGGGATTCTCGATTCCTGGTGCAGGGTGCGCGGCCCATCAGCCGCGCCCTCGAATGCCGTTGGCCGCTGGAGACTCTGGTCTACCGGCTGGGCGACCCCGAACCGTCGCCGTGGGCGCGGCAGCTGCTCGATTCCAGCGGCGTGCCCAGCGTCGGCCTGGTGCCGGAGGTGATGGCCGAACTGGCCGAACCGAGCGAGCCGGTGCCGGAACTGGTGGCGGTCGCGGTGACGCGCCGGCCCGAGCTGGAGGATTTCGCACCCGGCACGGCGGCGGATCCGGCGACCGTGGTGGTGATCGACCGGCCCTCTTCGGCGATCCGGCTGGGCGCGCTGATCCGTTCGGCGGCGGCGTTCGGGGCGGGCGGGGTGATCGTGACCGGTTCGGGCGTCGACCATTTCGACCCGCAGAGCGTGCGCGCCTCCGACGGCGCGCTGTTCGCGGTCCCGGTGCTGCGGACCTCCGGGCCGGCCCAGGTGGCGGCGTTCCGGGACCGGCAGCGGGCCCGCGGCATCGCGACCCGCATCGTCGGCAGCGACGATCGCGGCGGCCTCGCCCTCGACGACGCGAAGTTGGACGGCGGCACCGTTCTGGTCCTCGGCGACGAGAGTGAATCCCTGGCTCCGGCGTGGCGACAGGTGTGCGACGAACTGGTCTGCATCCCCACCGATGGCACCCTCGGCGCGCCGTCCGCGGCCGCGGTGGCCCTCTACGAAATCTCCCGGCAGCGCCGGGCGCTACCGTAA
- the miaA gene encoding tRNA (adenosine(37)-N6)-dimethylallyltransferase MiaA — protein MRPVAVVGPTATGKSDLALDLAQRLNGEIVNIDAMQLYRGMDIGTAKLPIAERRGIPHHQLDVLDITETATVASYQAAARADVEAIMARDRTPVIVGGSMMYVQALLDDWDFPATDPEIRAKWETVLADRGTVAVHEALKQADPVAASTILPTDGRRMVRALEVVELTGKPFAASAPQIGEPRWGTVIIGVDRDTAELDARIELRTAKMFDSGLVEEVEGLLPHGLRHGQTARRAIGYAQVLDFLDNEYDLNEAQERTFIGTRRYVRRQRSWFRRDQRVRWVDGADPALAATALALLDSSPMRDEQEPQ, from the coding sequence ATCCGCCCCGTCGCGGTCGTCGGCCCCACCGCCACAGGCAAATCCGACCTGGCACTGGACCTGGCCCAGCGTCTGAACGGCGAGATCGTCAATATCGACGCCATGCAGCTCTACCGCGGCATGGATATCGGCACCGCGAAACTGCCGATCGCCGAGCGCCGCGGTATTCCGCACCACCAGCTCGACGTCCTCGACATCACCGAGACCGCCACCGTCGCGTCGTATCAGGCCGCCGCCCGCGCGGACGTGGAAGCGATCATGGCGCGCGACCGCACCCCGGTCATCGTCGGCGGCTCCATGATGTACGTCCAAGCGCTGCTGGACGATTGGGATTTCCCGGCCACCGATCCGGAGATCCGCGCCAAATGGGAGACGGTGCTGGCCGATCGTGGCACCGTCGCCGTGCACGAGGCGCTGAAGCAGGCCGATCCGGTGGCCGCGAGCACGATTCTCCCGACCGACGGCCGTCGCATGGTGCGCGCGCTGGAGGTGGTGGAACTCACCGGCAAACCGTTCGCGGCGTCGGCTCCGCAGATTGGTGAACCCCGTTGGGGGACGGTCATTATCGGTGTCGATCGCGATACCGCCGAACTGGATGCCCGCATCGAACTGCGCACGGCGAAGATGTTCGACTCGGGTCTGGTCGAGGAGGTCGAGGGTCTGCTCCCGCACGGCCTGCGCCACGGCCAAACCGCCCGCCGCGCCATCGGTTACGCGCAAGTCCTCGATTTCCTGGACAACGAATACGACCTGAACGAAGCTCAGGAGCGCACCTTCATCGGCACCCGGCGTTATGTCCGGAGACAGCGGTCGTGGTTCCGCCGAGATCAGCGGGTGCGATGGGTGGACGGCGCGGATCCCGCCTTGGCGGCGACCGCGCTGGCCCTCCTTGACTCCTCACCTATGAGGGACGAACAGGAACCACAGTGA
- a CDS encoding DUF349 domain-containing protein, producing the protein MTDNNGNEKATHPESTPTPQPGAAVPAPSVSATPSPAAAAAPRPGGPRRKPESPKPHAMPGPAVAHPHPVVVPSVSDPSQWGRVDEDGTAWVKSADGERVIGSWQAGDAAEGLAHFGRRYDDLATEVALLEARLAAGTDARKTKTAATALAETLPTAAVIGDLDGLTARLQAIIEHSDEAAAHAKEEKDRTRHEQTERKEALAAEAEQIANESTQWKVAGDRLREILDEWKTIRGVDRKVDDALWRRFSKAREAFNRRRGAHFADLDRERAAAKGRKEELCVRAEELSGSTDWSGTAAVFRDLLTEWKAAGRAPREADEQLWRRFKAAQDVFFAARNSAASERDHEFEQNASLKEELLKAYEHINPDTGLDAARNGLRELQEKWDAIGKVPRERMHDLESRLRAIEKKVREAVDAQWRRTDPEAMARAAQFRERVAQFEEQAAKAQAAGKTRDAEKALEQAKQWREWAEAAEGAVSQR; encoded by the coding sequence ATGACCGACAACAACGGAAACGAGAAGGCTACCCACCCGGAGTCGACCCCGACGCCCCAGCCCGGCGCCGCCGTGCCTGCCCCGAGCGTGAGCGCCACGCCTTCACCGGCGGCTGCCGCCGCACCCCGCCCGGGGGGCCCGCGCCGCAAACCCGAATCTCCCAAACCGCACGCCATGCCCGGCCCGGCCGTCGCGCATCCGCACCCCGTCGTGGTGCCCAGCGTCAGCGACCCCAGCCAGTGGGGACGGGTCGACGAGGACGGCACCGCCTGGGTGAAGTCCGCCGACGGCGAGCGGGTGATCGGCTCCTGGCAGGCCGGTGACGCCGCCGAGGGCCTGGCCCACTTCGGCCGCCGCTACGACGATCTGGCCACCGAGGTGGCGCTGCTGGAGGCCCGCCTGGCCGCCGGCACCGACGCCCGCAAGACCAAGACCGCCGCCACCGCGCTTGCCGAAACGTTGCCGACGGCCGCGGTGATCGGCGATCTGGACGGTCTGACCGCTCGGCTGCAAGCCATCATCGAACACTCCGACGAGGCGGCCGCGCACGCCAAGGAGGAGAAGGACCGCACCCGGCACGAGCAAACCGAGCGCAAAGAAGCCCTGGCCGCCGAGGCCGAGCAGATCGCCAACGAATCCACCCAGTGGAAGGTCGCCGGCGATCGGTTGCGCGAGATCCTCGACGAGTGGAAGACCATTCGCGGCGTGGACCGCAAGGTCGACGACGCGCTGTGGCGTCGCTTCTCCAAGGCCCGGGAGGCGTTCAACCGCCGCCGCGGCGCCCACTTCGCCGACCTGGATCGGGAGCGGGCCGCCGCCAAGGGCCGCAAGGAAGAGCTCTGCGTCCGCGCCGAGGAACTGTCGGGCTCGACCGACTGGTCCGGCACCGCGGCCGTCTTCCGCGACCTGCTGACCGAATGGAAGGCCGCCGGCCGCGCCCCCCGCGAGGCCGACGAGCAGCTGTGGCGCCGGTTCAAGGCCGCTCAGGACGTCTTCTTCGCCGCCCGCAACTCCGCGGCCAGCGAACGCGACCACGAGTTCGAGCAGAACGCTTCCCTCAAGGAAGAACTGCTGAAGGCCTACGAGCACATCAACCCCGACACCGGACTCGACGCCGCCCGCAACGGACTGCGCGAACTCCAGGAGAAGTGGGACGCCATCGGCAAGGTGCCCCGCGAGCGCATGCACGACCTGGAATCGCGTCTGCGCGCCATCGAGAAGAAGGTCCGCGAGGCCGTCGACGCCCAGTGGCGCCGCACCGACCCCGAGGCCATGGCCCGCGCCGCCCAGTTCCGCGAGCGCGTCGCCCAATTCGAGGAACAGGCCGCCAAGGCTCAGGCCGCGGGCAAGACCCGCGACGCGGAGAAGGCCCTGGAACAGGCCAAGCAGTGGCGCGAATGGGCCGAGGCCGCCGAAGGCGCGGTCAGCCAGCGCTGA